GAACTGTTTGTGTGGAAGGAGAAGACCCAAGATGGCAACAAGTGAATGGCAGCTTTGCCAGCATCGAACTCTTCCTTGGCAAACTTGGATTACAGATACAGACGGAAGAGACATACATTTTCCATGTTCTTGTTTTGGTGGGCGTCTGTTTTGTTGTACTATGTCATTACTATCTATATTTCTGGCGTCAAATGTTATGTCCAGTTTTTTAAAGGACCAGGCTTAACACTCTCGTCCATTCCCATAGAAATGACAGATACAACAGTTTGAGTTCTTACGTTCGAAGTTTTGATTCTGCTAACAGAGTAACAGCTGCTAGCTAGAGCTTGCAACAGCGACTGCCAGAGCAACAAGAAACAAGTACAGGTTCTCTCGATTAATAACACAAATCATTTTCGGACACTAGGACATACATGTGTTCTGATGCACCAACGATGGATAAACCCAATCAAGAAATTCACGAACAGAAAAATTGCGCATTGAAGAATTTAATCTCCATTAACATAGATCGACATATAGTGACATTAATTGAACTAGGTGCAATTTGGGTTTGTTACCCCCGATTTACAAAATCAAGAACATCGAAAGATATTAGAAACCCAACCAAGAAATTCGCAAGCTGAAAAATCGCACACTAAAGAATTTAATTTCCACCATAATAGATCGACATATAAATATATGATAACATTGTAGTACATGAATTAGGGTTTGTTTCCCCCTGATTTACAAAATCAAGAACAGCTGATCTCTCATGAGCAGACAACTCCGGCGTGCATCGTAGTAGCCTTCCCGCCGTCTTCCATCTTCCTCAGTTTGGCGTGCTGATCGGACCCCTCAGCATTAAGGCAGCCGCTCGCCCGCTTCTTCCTCTTGGCCTCCTCTGCGGCGTCATCCGCGGCCGCCATCTCGAGCAGCCGCGGCACCATCTCCATCGCGGTGTCCAGCCCGGGGATGTGCTTCTTCAGAATCTTGCAGGTATCAGGACCGTGCTTCTCGAACTCGGCCGCGGCTTCCCGCGGCTGGTGCCGGGACAAGCCCGCCAGGTGCCGCGCCATGGACGCGATCACGGCAGGGCGCGCCGCAGAGTCGACGAGGGACGCGGCGTGGATGGCGTCGTCCATGCCGATCGGGTCGTGGTCTccgtggcgccggcgcctgaTGCTGGCTCTGTCGGCGAGGGGGACGCGCAGGTCGCGGCCGCGCAGCGGGTGGCCGTGAAGATTGCGGCAGGCGCTCCGCGCCGTGGCGTCGTCGGCGTACTCGACGAAGGCGTAGCCCTTGCGTTTACccgtggcggcgtcggcggcgaggcggaagGAGAGGACGGGGCCGATGAGCTCGCAGGCGTCGCGGACCTCCTTCTCCGACGCGTGGAAAGGGATGTTGCCGACGTAGACCACGCGGCTGCAGCGGCAgttcgccgcggcggcggcgacggcgaggccgtCCATGCTTGCGCTTGACTAGAGGCGATGGATCGAGCGCGCGAGGAAGGAATCGGGATGTGCTGGATGGATGCTTGGTTGCGTTCTATACATAGAGAGGGGTATTCGTTCACTGCTCGGAGTCGGAGTCCCTTTTTGTTTCGAAGTCGGTCAGAGACTCGCCGGAGGTGTGGAACCGTGGAATTGAAAATTGGTTTTGGCAACGGTGTGTACTGAGAATAACAGATACTACCTCTGATACTAAATATTTGTAGTGGTTTAGTacaacaagtatttagtaacggagagagtaatttGCTGCGAAGGCCCCACGGTGAAGTACATATATATCATGCACCGCAATTACAGGATAATAAAATAGCTCAAACCAGAAAGCAAAACACAGCCTCATGAGGAAATCGATCGATCTACCGCGGTCGATGAATTTGCAGTACTATTCGTGCGAAACACTATGATTGAGAATCGCCAATGGCAAACAAAGTCCTCGTGCATATTAGCAGCATCACTTAATTATTACCAGGTCACGAATAAAAGCTAGGCTGTCTTCTGATTTACGATTCTAGTAGCTCCCATGCATCCAAGTCACCAAAGCACAATAATGCAGAGTCTCCTATTTTCCCGCAACAAAAAGCCAGAGCCCGAAGAGAAGAAACAACGACAGGACCGCCACAAGCGTGAAGAGCAGCGCCTTGTTGTCCTTCATCTCGGCGCGCAGCTCCTCGTCGGCATCTCGCAGACGGGTCTCCACATCTTGCAGACGGGTCTCGATACGTCGAACCTTCAGAGAGACGGTAAATTGAAAAC
This is a stretch of genomic DNA from Brachypodium distachyon strain Bd21 chromosome 1, Brachypodium_distachyon_v3.0, whole genome shotgun sequence. It encodes these proteins:
- the LOC100843721 gene encoding cleavage stimulating factor 64, with protein sequence MDGLAVAAAAANCRCSRVVYVGNIPFHASEKEVRDACELIGPVLSFRLAADAATGKRKGYAFVEYADDATARSACRNLHGHPLRGRDLRVPLADRASIRRRRHGDHDPIGMDDAIHAASLVDSAARPAVIASMARHLAGLSRHQPREAAAEFEKHGPDTCKILKKHIPGLDTAMEMVPRLLEMAAADDAAEEAKRKKRASGCLNAEGSDQHAKLRKMEDGGKATTMHAGVVCS